In Paenibacillus sp. BIC5C1, a genomic segment contains:
- a CDS encoding cytosine deaminase: MIIQNAKLRGKEGLWNIIVKDGKFEQITQELQATANEEILDVNGSLVLPPFIEPHIHLDTTLTAGEPEWNLSGTLFEGIQRWSERKAFLTHEDVKTRSKTALKWQMAQGIQHVRTHVDVTDPSLTAVKAMLEVKEEMAPYIDIQLVAFPQEGIHSYPNGAELLEESLKMGVDVVGGIPHFEFTREYGVDSMKVAFDLAEKYDRLIDIHCDEIDDEQSRFVEVVAKEAYERGLGSRTTASHTTAMGSYNDAYTYKLFRLLKMADLNFVSNPLVNIHLQGRFDTYPKRRGLTRVKELQEAGLNVCFGHDDIFDPWYPLGTGNMLQVLHMGIHASQLLGYDQIVNSVDLITKNSARTLHIEDVYGIEVGKPANFIVLEAENEYEAVRKQAGVLYSYRGGRKIAETKPRDTSIILEGGSEKVTFNK, encoded by the coding sequence ATGATTATACAGAACGCAAAATTGCGGGGTAAAGAAGGTCTATGGAATATCATCGTGAAGGACGGGAAGTTCGAACAAATTACGCAGGAGCTTCAAGCCACTGCAAATGAGGAGATACTTGACGTCAACGGTTCACTTGTACTGCCACCATTCATTGAGCCTCACATCCATCTGGATACAACGTTAACCGCTGGCGAGCCGGAATGGAATTTGAGCGGAACGCTATTTGAAGGCATCCAACGTTGGTCGGAACGCAAAGCATTCCTGACACATGAAGATGTTAAAACCCGATCCAAAACAGCACTGAAATGGCAGATGGCGCAGGGGATCCAACATGTTCGGACACATGTAGACGTTACAGATCCAAGCCTGACGGCAGTCAAAGCGATGCTTGAAGTAAAAGAAGAGATGGCACCATACATCGACATCCAGCTTGTGGCTTTCCCACAGGAAGGTATTCATTCCTATCCGAACGGTGCAGAACTGCTGGAAGAGTCACTGAAAATGGGCGTTGACGTTGTCGGCGGCATTCCGCACTTCGAATTCACGAGAGAATACGGCGTTGATTCGATGAAGGTTGCTTTTGACCTTGCCGAAAAATACGATCGTTTGATCGACATCCATTGCGACGAGATCGATGACGAGCAATCCCGCTTTGTGGAAGTCGTTGCCAAGGAAGCCTACGAACGTGGACTGGGCTCTCGTACCACGGCAAGTCACACAACGGCAATGGGGTCTTACAATGACGCATATACGTACAAATTGTTCAGATTGCTGAAGATGGCTGACCTCAATTTCGTCTCCAATCCGTTGGTCAACATTCACCTGCAAGGACGCTTCGACACGTATCCAAAAAGAAGAGGTCTGACTCGTGTCAAAGAGCTGCAGGAAGCTGGTCTTAACGTATGTTTCGGTCATGATGACATTTTCGATCCATGGTATCCGCTGGGAACGGGCAACATGCTCCAAGTACTTCACATGGGTATTCATGCTTCGCAGTTGCTGGGTTATGATCAAATCGTAAATTCGGTCGATCTCATTACGAAAAACAGCGCAAGAACGTTGCATATCGAGGATGTATACGGCATTGAAGTAGGAAAACCTGCCAACTTCATCGTTCTTGAAGCAGAGAACGAATACGAGGCTGTTCGCAAACAGGCTGGTGTACTTTACTCATATAGAGGTGGCCGCAAAATCGCGGAAACAAAACCGAGAGATACGTCGATCATTCTTGAAGGTGGTTCGGAGAAGGTTACTTTCAATAAATAA
- the codB gene encoding cytosine permease — MSKQDQEFSWQEVPKTQRNHFWKTLSVMLGFTFFSASMLAGGTLGVSLTFMEFIGIVLAGNLVLGIYTGALAHIAAKTGLSTHLLAKYAFGAKGSYLPSFLLGFTQVGWFGVGVAMFAIPVAKAMDWNVYLLILLFGLAMTASAIFGMKSLVILGYIAVPAIAILGGYSMFEGAGSLGGLQGLLDYTPTETLTAAAALTICIGSFISGGTLTPDFARFSRTSKQAVTATVIAFFLGNSLMFLFGAVGAMAYNLADISEVMFLQGLLIPAIIVLGLNIWTTNDNALYASGLGFANITKISKKFFVIVNGIVGTVFAMWMYNNFVSFLNVLGAAVPSIGAIIIADYFFVKRRNYKPFAEMSFKTVNWVAMVAWAIGVAFAQLAPGVTPLNALLGTAVAYIVLMLIVPNKESNKEKGKINDYTERKIAG, encoded by the coding sequence ATGAGCAAACAAGATCAAGAGTTTTCATGGCAAGAGGTGCCAAAAACGCAGAGAAATCATTTTTGGAAGACGTTATCCGTCATGTTGGGTTTCACCTTCTTCTCGGCGAGTATGTTGGCAGGGGGGACGCTTGGAGTCAGTTTGACGTTCATGGAGTTCATTGGCATCGTGCTTGCGGGCAATCTGGTGCTCGGTATCTATACTGGAGCACTAGCGCATATCGCTGCCAAGACAGGCCTTTCCACACATTTACTTGCTAAATATGCGTTTGGTGCGAAAGGATCGTACCTGCCATCATTTCTGCTCGGCTTCACACAGGTCGGATGGTTCGGGGTAGGCGTGGCCATGTTCGCAATTCCGGTTGCCAAAGCGATGGATTGGAACGTGTATCTGTTAATCTTGTTGTTCGGTCTTGCTATGACGGCATCAGCCATCTTCGGTATGAAGTCGCTCGTCATCTTGGGTTATATCGCGGTTCCTGCTATTGCCATTCTCGGCGGTTACTCCATGTTCGAAGGGGCAGGCTCGCTGGGGGGTCTGCAAGGATTGCTCGATTACACGCCGACAGAGACACTCACCGCGGCAGCAGCATTGACCATTTGTATCGGTTCATTTATTAGTGGCGGAACGCTGACGCCCGATTTTGCCCGATTTTCCCGGACGTCCAAGCAGGCGGTTACCGCGACGGTTATTGCCTTCTTCCTTGGGAACTCGCTTATGTTCCTGTTCGGGGCAGTTGGTGCAATGGCATATAACCTGGCTGATATCTCTGAGGTCATGTTCCTGCAAGGCTTGCTCATTCCCGCGATCATCGTTCTTGGACTCAATATCTGGACAACCAACGATAATGCCTTATATGCATCGGGTCTTGGTTTTGCCAACATCACTAAAATTTCGAAAAAGTTCTTCGTCATCGTAAACGGCATTGTGGGTACAGTATTCGCCATGTGGATGTACAACAATTTCGTCAGCTTTCTGAATGTGCTGGGCGCGGCGGTACCGTCCATTGGTGCCATCATCATCGCGGACTACTTCTTCGTGAAACGCAGAAACTATAAACCGTTTGCCGAGATGAGTTTCAAAACGGTAAACTGGGTAGCAATGGTTGCTTGGGCCATCGGCGTTGCGTTTGCTCAGCTGGCTCCAGGAGTTACACCACTGAATGCACTACTCGGTACGGCGGTGGCCTACATCGTGTTGATGTTGATCGTTCCTAACAAAGAATCCAACAAAGAAAAGGGGAAAATAAATGATTATACAGAACGCAAAATTGCGGGGTAA
- a CDS encoding glycoside hydrolase family 4 yields MNATNTQHPKVVVIGAGSLFFGRQSIWQMVHSPYLNQGTLALVDTDEERLSKMVKLAEMVARENNVSLKIEGSVDRRHVLPGADFVVLSFAEQSVKYRGIDCEVSLKYGIRMCSGDTIGPGGIFRAMRELPVIMECARDIEELCPDAWVINYINPSTVHGIALHRYAPKLKSFALCDSHHMPHKKAYYAVRAGIIEKSDEFTQEIDQRFDFRIAGVNHFTWLLKAEFEGKNVMPLIAEAMRKMAGDENNGGDRGAKAIFNDAITYELYDIFGIIPTCTAHTKEYVRYWQGLGKTRDAISPLSIWETEDRYQRHDEMWRQVDDFLAGNIPIADYMSTFGPDHATDIIENMVGNLGKKFFINTLNQDAVTNMNADSFLEVLCDVSMDGVKPIHVGEMPRGVRGMQELVLDTHELTVEAVLEQSYEKLRRAMLTDPLVSSISDADKIIHELLELERDMIPDVWYKDRLQYT; encoded by the coding sequence ATGAATGCTACAAACACACAGCATCCAAAGGTAGTCGTTATAGGGGCAGGCAGTCTGTTTTTCGGTCGTCAGTCCATCTGGCAGATGGTTCACTCCCCATATCTGAATCAGGGAACGCTGGCTTTGGTGGATACGGACGAGGAGCGGCTCTCGAAAATGGTAAAACTGGCAGAGATGGTTGCTCGTGAGAACAATGTATCCTTGAAGATTGAGGGTTCGGTGGACCGAAGACACGTGCTGCCGGGAGCTGACTTCGTTGTGCTTAGCTTTGCAGAGCAATCGGTCAAATATCGGGGAATTGACTGCGAAGTCTCTCTAAAATACGGCATTCGCATGTGTTCCGGCGATACGATTGGCCCGGGTGGGATCTTTAGGGCAATGAGAGAGCTTCCGGTTATTATGGAATGCGCCAGAGACATTGAAGAGCTATGTCCTGATGCCTGGGTCATTAATTATATTAATCCGTCTACCGTTCATGGTATCGCATTACATCGCTATGCGCCGAAGCTGAAATCATTTGCCCTGTGCGATAGTCATCATATGCCGCATAAGAAAGCCTATTACGCTGTAAGAGCGGGAATTATCGAAAAGTCAGACGAGTTCACCCAAGAGATCGACCAGAGATTCGATTTCCGCATCGCTGGCGTCAATCATTTCACTTGGCTGCTTAAAGCTGAATTCGAAGGGAAAAATGTGATGCCCCTAATCGCGGAAGCCATGCGCAAAATGGCAGGTGATGAGAACAACGGCGGTGATCGCGGCGCAAAAGCTATTTTTAACGATGCGATTACCTACGAACTGTATGATATTTTCGGAATCATCCCCACCTGCACGGCGCATACGAAGGAATACGTTCGGTATTGGCAAGGTCTCGGCAAGACTAGAGACGCTATCTCGCCATTGTCCATCTGGGAGACAGAGGACAGGTATCAGCGTCATGACGAAATGTGGCGTCAGGTAGATGACTTTCTTGCGGGGAATATCCCGATTGCCGATTACATGAGTACCTTTGGCCCGGATCATGCGACGGATATCATTGAGAACATGGTAGGAAATTTGGGGAAGAAGTTTTTCATTAATACGCTTAATCAAGACGCGGTAACCAATATGAATGCCGATTCGTTCCTGGAAGTGCTATGCGACGTGAGCATGGATGGAGTGAAACCAATTCATGTAGGCGAGATGCCGCGAGGTGTAAGAGGTATGCAAGAACTTGTATTGGATACGCATGAGCTGACGGTCGAAGCTGTTCTGGAACAGAGCTACGAGAAACTGAGAAGGGCGATGCTCACCGACCCGCTCGTGAGTTCCATTAGTGATGCGGACAAGATCATTCATGAATTGTTGGAACTGGAGCGCGATATGATTCCCGACGTCTGGTACAAGGACAGACTGCAGTATACCTAG
- a CDS encoding helix-turn-helix domain-containing protein encodes MHAGTVNMSIIDELSEYITLRMSSYLEQTHDSNWMEHKSHSDYDLWFITAGSVQITIDGIEHMADPGDIVFFYPDMPYLASTTGEQCRFIYMHFDFSIAEQKRILGEFQLPGIVPGNLVRDESTLFTSSYRRFKQDSGAFGSPLYLKASLLLVIAKILELHGHGLYNGEFLKDRKPRKTEGSLEVLQNVFPYVDANLHRIIRVSELAAIAGVSEKYFISLFKKILGITPGQYINQIKMNRARDYLYEKKYTIQQIAGFLGYPDPFTFSKAFKKFYNVPPSKFE; translated from the coding sequence ATGCATGCAGGGACTGTAAATATGAGTATAATCGATGAACTTTCGGAGTATATCACACTGCGCATGAGCTCTTATTTGGAACAAACTCACGACAGCAATTGGATGGAGCACAAGTCTCATTCCGATTATGATCTGTGGTTCATTACAGCAGGCTCCGTCCAGATCACCATCGATGGGATCGAACATATGGCGGACCCGGGTGACATTGTATTTTTTTATCCGGATATGCCCTATCTGGCTTCCACGACTGGAGAGCAGTGCCGATTCATATACATGCACTTTGATTTCAGCATAGCTGAGCAAAAGCGAATTCTGGGCGAGTTTCAGCTGCCGGGGATCGTACCGGGCAACCTGGTTCGGGATGAGTCAACGCTGTTCACCTCATCCTATCGAAGGTTCAAGCAGGACAGCGGCGCATTCGGAAGTCCACTCTATTTGAAAGCTTCCTTACTTCTCGTCATTGCAAAAATTTTGGAGCTTCACGGGCATGGTCTGTATAACGGTGAATTTCTAAAAGACCGAAAACCGAGGAAAACGGAAGGAAGTCTGGAGGTTCTGCAGAACGTATTCCCCTATGTGGATGCGAATCTGCATCGTATCATCCGAGTTAGCGAGCTTGCAGCCATTGCAGGAGTCTCTGAGAAATATTTTATTTCTTTATTCAAGAAAATTTTAGGTATTACGCCGGGGCAGTACATCAATCAAATCAAGATGAATCGGGCACGAGACTACTTGTACGAGAAAAAGTATACGATCCAGCAAATTGCCGGATTTCTGGGCTATCCCGATCCCTTCACCTTCTCCAAAGCATTTAAAAAATTTTACAACGTGCCTCCTTCCAAATTTGAATAG
- a CDS encoding phosphotransferase enzyme family protein: protein MWTLQCGKPSRQCLLEEIIINFNEAVNISNTHVLALVSELFDLEGYSIQLIPPHEGGRNVVYTCEQEGCESLILRVSFLPDRKREDFLAELEFVRYLFEHEASVSNVVNSKKGHLFEEITYDEHTFFISMFVKAKGKLLVENNYQYREGVPLTEYYYNCGKVLGKMHQLSKEYSPVHRRHHFFDNYKDEYINNLIPESFLLLKGKMVELQDTLKGLDTNPETFGMIHFDYNDGNYSIDFDNGQITVYDFDNSCFGWYMYDLADLWTHGVGWIQFEPDAGKRKSFMDDYFETALAGYISETKIEDSMLEKLPLFIQVTLLENILGQFEELQHTGEEPEDDDELLYLIKCLEEDILYRGFFHDMYSSEAPFNVMRSAEEHTPEA, encoded by the coding sequence TTGTGGACATTGCAGTGCGGGAAACCGTCCCGACAATGTTTACTGGAGGAGATTATTATTAATTTTAACGAGGCTGTTAACATCAGCAACACGCATGTACTGGCATTGGTATCGGAGTTGTTCGATCTGGAGGGTTACAGCATTCAGCTTATTCCACCTCATGAGGGTGGGCGGAATGTCGTTTATACCTGTGAGCAAGAGGGGTGTGAATCACTAATCCTTCGAGTGTCTTTTTTGCCTGACAGAAAGCGAGAAGATTTCCTGGCAGAACTGGAATTTGTCCGTTATTTATTTGAGCATGAGGCAAGTGTATCGAATGTAGTCAACTCGAAAAAGGGCCATCTGTTTGAAGAGATCACTTATGATGAGCATACGTTCTTTATCAGTATGTTTGTGAAGGCCAAGGGAAAGTTGCTGGTAGAAAATAATTATCAGTATCGGGAAGGTGTTCCACTTACCGAATACTATTATAATTGCGGTAAAGTCCTGGGGAAAATGCACCAATTATCGAAAGAGTATAGTCCTGTCCATCGCCGGCATCATTTTTTTGACAATTACAAAGATGAATATATCAATAACTTGATACCTGAATCATTCCTACTGCTTAAGGGGAAGATGGTCGAGCTCCAGGATACCTTAAAAGGTTTGGATACAAACCCGGAAACATTCGGGATGATCCATTTCGATTATAACGATGGGAATTACTCAATCGATTTTGATAATGGTCAAATCACCGTATATGATTTCGATAATTCATGCTTTGGTTGGTATATGTATGACCTGGCAGATCTCTGGACACATGGTGTGGGCTGGATCCAATTCGAACCTGACGCCGGTAAACGGAAATCGTTCATGGATGATTATTTTGAAACCGCCCTCGCTGGTTATATTTCCGAAACCAAGATCGAAGATTCGATGTTGGAGAAGCTGCCTTTATTTATTCAAGTCACCCTTTTGGAGAATATTCTAGGTCAATTTGAGGAACTGCAGCATACTGGTGAAGAACCTGAGGATGACGATGAACTGTTGTATCTCATTAAATGTCTGGAAGAGGATATACTGTACAGGGGATTTTTCCATGACATGTATTCTAGTGAAGCACCCTTTAACGTTATGAGGAGTGCTGAGGAACATACACCTGAAGCATGA
- a CDS encoding ArsR/SmtB family transcription factor, translated as MMLGTDASSLIIYEALASEARLHIVRLLLLNREMHINALAKELYLSKAIVSTHVSKLQKAGIVGSRMKRENGGTYKYCFIQQEFMLINLSPEPLDVPYHEVSIPVGQYTDYEAWPTCGLATTTQMIGQYDTPACFMDPSRVNAGILWLARGFLEYKVPNYLYKDQELREIEISLELGSEAPQVNENWPSDIRFTLNNHHLGTWTSPGDFGDRKGRLTPQWWHADVNQYGVLKVLRINVEGTFIDGQRISDVRIHDLNLNAAPYWTIRLTPEEVVPGRGGLTLFGKGFGNYDQDILIRYYYETALLQEG; from the coding sequence ATGATGCTTGGTACGGATGCATCTTCACTGATCATTTACGAAGCGCTCGCGAGTGAAGCCCGGTTACATATCGTTCGTTTATTGCTGCTGAACAGAGAAATGCACATTAATGCGCTCGCCAAGGAGCTGTATCTGAGTAAAGCCATCGTTAGTACCCATGTGAGCAAGCTGCAAAAGGCCGGGATTGTAGGCAGTCGAATGAAACGGGAGAACGGCGGGACGTATAAGTACTGTTTTATTCAGCAAGAATTTATGCTGATCAATCTGTCACCTGAACCGCTCGATGTACCGTACCACGAGGTATCTATTCCGGTAGGGCAATATACGGATTACGAAGCGTGGCCAACATGCGGGCTCGCGACGACAACCCAGATGATTGGACAATACGACACGCCAGCCTGCTTCATGGATCCCAGCCGGGTGAATGCGGGCATACTCTGGTTGGCACGAGGCTTCCTTGAATATAAGGTCCCTAATTATCTGTACAAAGATCAGGAACTCCGTGAAATCGAAATATCGCTGGAGCTTGGCTCGGAGGCTCCACAAGTTAATGAAAACTGGCCGTCGGACATCCGTTTTACACTTAATAACCATCACCTCGGAACCTGGACAAGCCCGGGTGACTTTGGAGACCGTAAGGGCAGACTCACGCCGCAGTGGTGGCATGCCGATGTGAACCAGTACGGCGTATTGAAAGTGCTTCGTATCAACGTTGAAGGAACCTTTATCGATGGCCAGCGCATCTCGGATGTAAGAATACATGATTTGAATCTCAATGCTGCTCCATATTGGACCATTCGATTAACCCCGGAAGAAGTGGTACCCGGCCGGGGTGGACTTACGCTGTTCGGGAAGGGGTTCGGCAACTACGATCAGGACATTTTGATTCGGTACTATTACGAGACAGCATTGTTACAAGAAGGCTAG
- a CDS encoding alpha-N-arabinofuranosidase → MLIDKEFQVAEVDPRLYGSFVEHLGRAVYGGIYDPGHPTANEQGFRQDAIEAIKALNVPIVRYPGGNFVSGYNWEDGVGPVAERKRRLELAWWTIETNAVGTNEFADWAKLVGTEVMMAVNLGTRGIDAARNLVEYCNHPSGTYWSDLRISHGYKTPHQFKTWCLGNEMDGPWQIGAMTASEYGRIANETAKAMKWVDPNIELVACGSSSRGMSTFAEWEATVLDLSYENVDYLSLHAYYNNNKDNTYDFLATSLDLDQFIDSVASICDYVQAKKRSKKKLMLSLDEWNVWNSIGTSRAEERWQIAPPEFEDVYTHEDALAVGCYLITLLKHADRVKMACLAQLINVIAPIMTENNGAIWFQTTYYPFMHASNFGRGTVLQSIVSSPKYDSKEFTDVPYLEAISVHDDENGIITIFAVNRHLDEQMELHVDLRSFGETTFMEHIVMENPDLKAVNTKSNPNNVVPHSGGYTKVDQGKVQSILTKASWNVIRFKTQQA, encoded by the coding sequence ATGCTTATTGATAAAGAATTTCAGGTAGCCGAGGTGGATCCGCGTCTTTACGGTTCCTTTGTTGAACATTTGGGACGTGCCGTTTACGGTGGCATTTACGACCCTGGTCATCCTACTGCTAATGAACAAGGTTTTCGCCAAGACGCCATTGAAGCAATCAAAGCGCTAAATGTGCCCATTGTTCGTTATCCAGGAGGGAATTTTGTATCCGGTTACAATTGGGAAGATGGTGTGGGGCCTGTAGCGGAGCGGAAACGCAGACTTGAGCTTGCCTGGTGGACCATTGAAACCAATGCGGTCGGCACCAACGAATTCGCGGATTGGGCGAAACTTGTTGGAACCGAGGTCATGATGGCAGTTAATCTCGGCACCAGAGGCATTGATGCGGCAAGAAACCTGGTGGAATACTGCAACCATCCTTCGGGTACCTATTGGAGTGATCTGCGTATTTCCCATGGTTATAAAACCCCTCATCAATTTAAAACGTGGTGTCTTGGTAACGAAATGGATGGACCTTGGCAGATTGGAGCCATGACCGCTAGCGAATATGGCCGAATTGCCAACGAAACGGCGAAGGCGATGAAATGGGTCGATCCCAATATTGAACTGGTGGCATGCGGTAGTTCCAGCCGAGGCATGAGTACTTTTGCAGAATGGGAAGCGACTGTTCTTGATCTCTCTTATGAAAATGTGGATTATCTGTCCTTGCATGCGTACTACAACAATAACAAAGACAACACATATGACTTCCTGGCTACATCGCTGGATCTGGATCAATTCATTGACAGCGTCGCTTCGATCTGCGACTATGTGCAAGCTAAGAAACGCAGTAAAAAGAAATTGATGCTGTCGCTTGATGAATGGAATGTCTGGAACTCGATTGGCACAAGCCGAGCCGAAGAACGCTGGCAGATTGCTCCTCCGGAATTCGAAGATGTATACACACATGAAGACGCCTTGGCCGTAGGATGTTACCTTATTACGCTTCTCAAACACGCGGATCGTGTAAAGATGGCCTGCCTTGCACAGTTAATCAATGTCATTGCCCCAATCATGACCGAGAATAACGGAGCCATCTGGTTCCAAACAACGTATTATCCGTTCATGCATGCATCCAACTTCGGACGTGGCACCGTGCTTCAGTCCATCGTATCTTCTCCGAAGTATGATTCTAAGGAATTTACGGACGTGCCTTACCTTGAAGCGATCAGCGTACATGATGATGAAAATGGAATCATCACCATCTTTGCGGTGAATAGGCATCTGGACGAACAAATGGAACTCCATGTGGATCTTCGCTCCTTTGGGGAAACGACTTTCATGGAGCATATCGTAATGGAGAACCCGGATTTGAAAGCCGTTAATACCAAGTCGAACCCTAACAATGTTGTTCCTCATTCTGGCGGATATACCAAGGTGGATCAAGGAAAAGTCCAATCGATCCTGACCAAAGCGTCATGGAACGTCATTCGTTTTAAAACACAGCAGGCTTGA
- a CDS encoding extracellular solute-binding protein: protein MNKKTKTLMLSLCMSTLLLAACTNGSTIEKGTSNTDSDANEGGITTIHTVTSEYTSAKYPKGDDITNNVWIERYKEQFNIDVKTDWVSDEYDTKLNLAIASNDLPDVFRVNPSQLRQLVEADMVMDLTDVFEQHASGRLKGYMEADADSYESGKKDGKLYGIPQMHWGLIEQPDFIWIRNDWKEELGLQDPKSVEDIKNIALKFMEKHGGYGIAIDQSLDYLNLLAIAWNAHPDMWMEDSSGKLVYGSVQPEMKNALTEWSEWYKQGIIDPEFAIKDFNAMNADIVAGKVGVQPYYQWWGYNPGVDTVANLGKDAIFYPYIIPTIDGKEAKQSIFFANNNYIVMKKGFKSPQEVIKILNDYAYIVDEGNGKESKETLSALLDNDIAHVVGAFRVLNPNSDYEQFEAVSAALQSEDTSGLTTSGMWQKYNNSVEFMKNATPGAVGDYLQQGAPKNAYGLAKKVLDNENYTKTALWGVSPEVLSSYGTTLDDILTEGFTKIIMGSENIDYFDVVVQNWRAAGGDEATQAVNDAYGK from the coding sequence ATGAACAAGAAAACCAAGACTTTAATGTTGTCCTTATGCATGTCGACCCTGTTACTCGCTGCCTGTACGAATGGAAGCACTATCGAGAAAGGTACATCCAATACCGATTCGGATGCCAACGAGGGCGGAATAACGACCATACACACCGTAACGTCAGAATATACTTCTGCCAAATATCCAAAGGGCGATGATATCACAAACAATGTGTGGATTGAGCGATACAAAGAACAGTTTAATATCGATGTCAAAACAGACTGGGTCAGCGATGAATATGATACCAAATTGAATTTGGCTATAGCATCGAATGATCTTCCCGATGTGTTTAGGGTTAACCCATCACAGTTAAGGCAGTTGGTCGAAGCAGATATGGTCATGGACCTTACTGACGTCTTTGAACAACACGCTTCAGGACGTCTCAAAGGCTACATGGAAGCAGATGCAGACAGTTATGAATCAGGTAAGAAGGACGGCAAGCTGTACGGGATACCGCAAATGCACTGGGGATTAATTGAACAACCAGACTTCATCTGGATCCGAAATGATTGGAAAGAAGAACTGGGTCTCCAGGATCCAAAATCTGTAGAAGACATCAAGAACATTGCACTTAAATTTATGGAAAAGCACGGCGGGTATGGTATAGCAATAGATCAATCGCTCGATTACCTCAACCTGCTCGCCATTGCATGGAATGCGCATCCTGATATGTGGATGGAGGATAGCAGCGGGAAACTAGTATATGGTTCAGTTCAGCCAGAGATGAAAAATGCACTGACTGAATGGTCCGAATGGTACAAGCAAGGCATTATTGATCCGGAATTTGCAATCAAAGACTTTAATGCGATGAACGCGGATATCGTAGCAGGCAAGGTGGGCGTACAACCTTATTACCAGTGGTGGGGTTATAATCCTGGTGTCGATACAGTAGCCAATCTGGGAAAGGACGCAATCTTCTATCCGTATATCATCCCTACCATCGATGGAAAGGAAGCGAAACAATCCATTTTCTTCGCCAACAACAATTATATTGTCATGAAAAAGGGATTCAAGAGCCCTCAAGAAGTGATTAAGATTTTGAATGACTATGCTTACATCGTTGATGAAGGCAATGGCAAGGAGTCCAAAGAAACACTGTCCGCTCTGCTGGACAACGATATTGCACATGTAGTAGGGGCGTTCCGTGTACTTAATCCGAATTCCGATTACGAGCAGTTCGAAGCTGTATCAGCAGCCCTTCAATCCGAGGATACCAGTGGACTCACAACTTCGGGAATGTGGCAGAAATATAATAACAGTGTTGAGTTTATGAAAAATGCAACACCGGGAGCAGTGGGTGATTATTTGCAACAAGGTGCTCCAAAGAATGCGTATGGTCTGGCTAAGAAAGTACTCGATAACGAGAACTACACAAAGACGGCATTGTGGGGTGTCTCACCAGAGGTGCTGTCGAGTTACGGCACAACGCTGGATGATATCCTGACTGAAGGCTTCACCAAGATCA